The following proteins come from a genomic window of Polyangiaceae bacterium:
- a CDS encoding serine/threonine protein kinase, whose amino-acid sequence MSSAIGQVVAERWELLEVIGRGGHSRIFRARDLSGGPEVAVKMLHESVAGNQELTVRMVREYRAMETLAGTAAVRVMGLTTSSEGAMCLVMELLRGADLDDHLASLEAQNARLELSRLIELLDPIVATLELAHQHEIVHRDLKPGNIFVVGAAQGGGVRLLDFGLAKVKSEKPLTREDMIIGSPSYIAPEVWKGNASALDHRMDVYSLGAIVFRALAGRVPFEADTIRAKIELCTTAERPSLLALRPELPPEVDRWVAQALAVEPERRFFRIRGMWNAFRHAVGRPD is encoded by the coding sequence ATGTCGTCGGCGATTGGTCAGGTGGTAGCGGAGCGATGGGAGCTCCTGGAGGTGATCGGCCGCGGCGGCCACTCGCGCATCTTCCGTGCGCGCGATCTCAGCGGTGGCCCCGAGGTCGCCGTGAAGATGCTGCACGAGAGCGTGGCCGGTAATCAGGAGCTCACCGTGCGCATGGTGCGGGAGTACCGCGCAATGGAGACCCTGGCGGGAACCGCCGCGGTGCGCGTGATGGGTCTGACCACCAGCTCGGAAGGCGCCATGTGCCTGGTGATGGAGCTCTTGCGCGGTGCGGACTTGGACGATCATCTCGCTTCCCTGGAGGCTCAGAACGCGCGCTTGGAGCTGTCTCGCCTGATCGAGCTGCTGGACCCCATCGTTGCGACGCTGGAGCTGGCGCACCAGCACGAGATCGTCCATCGCGATCTGAAGCCCGGGAACATCTTCGTGGTGGGCGCGGCGCAGGGTGGGGGAGTACGCCTGCTCGACTTCGGCCTCGCCAAGGTGAAGTCGGAGAAGCCCCTCACTCGGGAAGACATGATCATCGGCTCCCCGAGCTACATCGCGCCCGAGGTGTGGAAGGGCAACGCTTCGGCCTTGGATCACCGCATGGACGTGTACTCCTTGGGCGCCATCGTGTTCCGCGCCCTTGCCGGCCGCGTCCCCTTCGAGGCCGACACCATCCGCGCCAAGATCGAGCTGTGTACCACCGCGGAGCGGCCGAGCTTGCTCGCCCTGCGGCCGGAGCTGCCCCCGGAAGTGGACCGTTGGGTGGCGCAGGCGCTGGCCGTGGAGCCCGAGCGCCGTTTCTTTCGCATCCGCGGCATGTGGAACGCGTTCCGCCATGCCGTGGGCAGACCCGACTAA
- a CDS encoding VWA domain-containing protein: MSKTLTSLLIGLFAAGSALACSSAGSGGNNVAGGGGVSANGGSGNFGGFGNGSGNGGGGGIIIDAGGTKDSGLTPDSGCATTQQNADQIPLNIFIALDVSGSMVNAGHWPNVKPGLIEFFGDPQSAGLKIALSYFPKKSPLTCDPNDYTVPEVPLGPLTSDPAPADTQEQALINSLNANTPVSGQYTPMYGGLGGALQAAQAFMNSNPGQKAAVILVTDGIPEASYCSTFQLAISNIANLASTAFNGTPSVPTFCLGLQGSKEADLQTIAQAGGGAAFFLGSGTNAKQLLIDKLKSISGSLLACEYSMPKGDPGQPVDPTKVNITYTPGAGGSQQFYKVSGASACVPGGWYYDNDANPTKIILCPATCDQVQQDPNGGIQIVLGCASIPPQ, from the coding sequence ATGTCCAAGACGCTGACTTCGCTTTTGATCGGTCTCTTCGCTGCGGGCTCCGCGCTGGCGTGTAGCAGCGCGGGGAGCGGCGGGAACAACGTGGCGGGCGGCGGTGGCGTCTCTGCCAACGGCGGGTCCGGTAACTTCGGCGGCTTCGGCAACGGCTCCGGCAATGGTGGCGGTGGCGGCATCATCATCGATGCCGGAGGCACCAAGGACTCTGGTCTGACGCCCGACTCCGGCTGCGCCACCACGCAGCAGAACGCGGATCAGATCCCCCTGAACATCTTCATCGCCCTCGACGTATCGGGCTCCATGGTGAACGCGGGCCACTGGCCCAACGTCAAGCCCGGCTTGATCGAGTTCTTCGGCGACCCGCAGTCCGCCGGTCTGAAGATCGCCCTCAGCTACTTCCCGAAGAAATCGCCCCTCACCTGCGATCCGAACGACTACACCGTTCCCGAGGTGCCCCTCGGCCCGCTCACCAGCGACCCCGCCCCGGCGGACACCCAGGAGCAGGCGCTCATCAACTCGCTCAACGCGAACACGCCGGTCAGTGGTCAGTACACGCCGATGTACGGCGGCCTCGGTGGCGCCCTGCAGGCGGCGCAGGCGTTCATGAATTCCAACCCCGGTCAGAAGGCCGCGGTGATCTTGGTGACCGACGGCATTCCGGAAGCGTCGTACTGCTCGACCTTCCAGCTGGCCATCTCCAACATCGCGAACCTGGCCTCCACGGCGTTCAACGGCACGCCCAGCGTGCCCACCTTCTGCCTGGGCCTGCAGGGCTCGAAGGAAGCGGATCTGCAGACCATCGCCCAGGCCGGCGGCGGCGCGGCGTTCTTCCTGGGCAGCGGCACCAACGCGAAGCAGCTCCTGATCGACAAGCTGAAGAGCATCAGCGGGTCGCTGCTCGCCTGCGAGTACTCGATGCCCAAGGGAGATCCGGGCCAACCCGTGGATCCCACCAAGGTGAACATCACCTACACACCGGGCGCCGGCGGCTCGCAGCAGTTCTACAAGGTCAGCGGCGCTTCCGCCTGCGTGCCGGGCGGCTGGTACTACGACAACGACGCGAACCCGACGAAGATCATCCTGTGCCCCGCCACTTGCGATCAGGTGCAGCAGGATCCCAACGGTGGCATCCAGATCGTGCTGGGCTGCGCGTCGATCCCGCCGCAGTAA
- a CDS encoding GMC family oxidoreductase: MSILHGRDHDGDLTLDTDVVVIGSGAGGAVVACQLAEAGQRVVVLEEGGHYPPERYGKMRPSESMRHLWRDGGLTFAIGQGDTPMINVMMGQCVGGSSVLTGGVCFRIPGPVLEEWAKDHGLTDLTEEKMEACHRAVERDVHVEEVPAHMRSRSTQLFLEGADRLGVETKPLRRNTKGCNGCGRCNFGCPHGAKMSVDITYLPRALAAGAELVSDCRVERILHKGGRAVGVAGRFLQGPRRKPAGRVVVHARRVVVAAGSYASALLLMDNGIGVRSGQVGKNLTLHPGFRVMARFDEPVEGWKGSLQSAYSDAFERDRITMVGLFVPPGVLAATMPGVGRAHAARAATVPNLAIFGGMIHDDAGGRISRVLGKPVMTYRMSARDRAVVPTLMRRMAEIYFAAGAREVFLPILGLGGIQADQLAGLDLDHVKGSQLEASSQHPLGTCRMGTSPKSSVVDPHGESWDLKELYVADGSVLPTSLGVNPQLSIMTMAMRTAWHLRDKPLPS; this comes from the coding sequence ATGAGCATCTTGCATGGACGCGACCACGACGGGGATCTGACCCTCGACACCGACGTGGTGGTGATTGGCTCCGGTGCCGGCGGCGCCGTGGTCGCCTGTCAGCTGGCTGAAGCCGGGCAGCGCGTGGTGGTGCTGGAAGAAGGCGGCCACTACCCGCCCGAGCGCTACGGCAAGATGCGACCCTCCGAGAGCATGCGCCACCTGTGGCGCGACGGCGGGCTGACGTTCGCGATCGGCCAAGGCGACACGCCCATGATCAACGTGATGATGGGCCAGTGCGTGGGCGGTTCGTCGGTGCTCACGGGCGGCGTGTGCTTCCGCATTCCGGGCCCGGTGCTCGAGGAGTGGGCGAAAGATCACGGCCTCACGGACCTCACGGAAGAGAAGATGGAGGCCTGCCACCGGGCGGTGGAGCGAGACGTGCACGTGGAAGAGGTCCCGGCCCACATGCGGTCGCGCTCCACGCAGCTGTTTCTGGAAGGCGCCGATCGCCTCGGAGTCGAGACCAAACCGCTGCGCCGCAACACCAAGGGCTGCAACGGCTGCGGGCGCTGCAATTTCGGCTGCCCCCACGGTGCCAAGATGAGCGTGGACATCACCTACCTGCCCCGTGCCCTGGCAGCGGGAGCGGAGCTGGTGTCGGACTGCCGCGTCGAGCGAATCCTGCACAAGGGCGGCCGCGCCGTCGGTGTCGCCGGGCGCTTCTTGCAAGGGCCGCGTCGCAAACCCGCCGGGCGGGTCGTGGTGCACGCGCGGCGAGTGGTCGTGGCGGCGGGCTCCTACGCTTCCGCCTTGCTGTTGATGGACAACGGCATCGGCGTGCGTTCGGGTCAGGTCGGCAAGAACCTCACGTTGCATCCGGGCTTCCGCGTGATGGCGCGCTTCGACGAGCCGGTGGAAGGTTGGAAGGGCTCGCTACAGAGCGCCTACAGCGACGCCTTCGAGCGCGATCGCATCACCATGGTCGGGCTGTTCGTGCCGCCCGGCGTGCTCGCCGCCACCATGCCGGGCGTCGGCCGCGCCCATGCTGCGCGCGCGGCAACGGTGCCGAATCTGGCCATTTTCGGCGGTATGATCCACGACGACGCGGGCGGGCGCATCAGCCGCGTGCTGGGCAAGCCGGTGATGACCTACCGCATGTCGGCGCGCGATCGCGCCGTGGTGCCGACCTTGATGCGACGCATGGCGGAGATCTACTTCGCCGCCGGCGCCCGCGAGGTGTTCCTCCCCATCTTGGGGCTCGGCGGCATCCAGGCGGATCAGCTCGCCGGTCTGGATCTCGATCACGTGAAAGGTAGCCAGCTCGAAGCCAGCTCCCAGCATCCCCTCGGCACCTGTCGCATGGGAACGTCACCCAAGAGCTCCGTCGTGGATCCTCACGGCGAGAGCTGGGATCTGAAAGAGCTCTACGTAGCCGACGGCAGCGTGCTGCCCACGAGCCTCGGCGTGAACCCGCAGCTCTCCATCATGACCATGGCCATGCGCACCGCCTGGCACCTGCGCGACAAGCCCCTGCCCAGCTGA
- the bcp gene encoding thioredoxin-dependent thiol peroxidase, with amino-acid sequence MAVKKKKAPAKPAKKKAPAKKKAPAKKKAPAKTKAPAKTAAPARKGAAAAGSKAPAFRLMDQHGATVTSAELSGKPYVLYFYPKDDTPGCTKEACDFRDSEKAIARAGVRVLGVSPDSVASHDKFAKKYKIPFTLLSDSSRDLAKAYGSWIKKRLYGREYMGIERSTFLVGKQGKILRAWRGVKVPGHVASVLEAIAEEK; translated from the coding sequence ATGGCCGTGAAGAAGAAGAAGGCGCCCGCGAAGCCCGCAAAGAAGAAGGCGCCGGCAAAGAAGAAAGCCCCCGCGAAGAAGAAGGCTCCCGCCAAGACGAAGGCTCCCGCCAAGACGGCGGCGCCCGCGAGGAAGGGCGCCGCCGCGGCGGGTAGCAAGGCGCCGGCCTTTCGCTTGATGGACCAGCACGGCGCCACGGTCACCTCTGCGGAGCTTTCGGGCAAACCCTACGTGCTTTACTTCTACCCCAAGGACGACACCCCCGGCTGTACCAAGGAGGCGTGTGATTTTCGCGACTCCGAGAAAGCCATTGCCCGAGCAGGAGTGCGCGTCCTTGGCGTGAGCCCGGATTCCGTCGCCAGTCACGACAAGTTTGCCAAGAAGTACAAGATCCCCTTCACGCTGCTCAGCGATTCATCCCGGGATCTGGCGAAGGCCTACGGTAGTTGGATCAAGAAGCGGCTCTACGGTCGCGAGTACATGGGTATCGAGCGCAGCACTTTCCTGGTGGGCAAGCAGGGCAAGATCCTGCGCGCTTGGCGTGGGGTGAAGGTGCCGGGCCACGTCGCCTCCGTGCTCGAGGCGATCGCCGAAGAGAAGTGA
- a CDS encoding four helix bundle protein, with the protein MTQFDSTCSGLPHHRLRAYGIAVDLLDAVRAANIRDRKLRDEALRAAKSTCLNVAEGAGRFTRADKARAYTVARGELVEAVAAVEIAARVGEARAEGVAPVVKLGNLLYAMLTRLIV; encoded by the coding sequence ATGACCCAATTCGATTCAACCTGCTCAGGACTTCCGCATCATCGACTGAGGGCCTACGGCATCGCGGTGGACCTGCTGGACGCCGTGCGCGCGGCAAACATCCGCGACCGAAAGCTGCGAGATGAAGCGCTGCGGGCCGCGAAGTCCACGTGCCTGAACGTGGCCGAAGGCGCCGGGCGCTTCACGCGAGCAGACAAGGCGCGGGCGTACACCGTTGCCCGGGGCGAGCTGGTGGAGGCGGTCGCCGCGGTGGAGATTGCGGCGCGCGTTGGGGAAGCGCGGGCCGAGGGCGTGGCGCCCGTCGTGAAGCTGGGCAATCTGCTGTACGCCATGCTCACCCGGCTCATCGTGTGA
- a CDS encoding glycosyltransferase: MTAPLVSVLLPAFDAGATIELSLRSIQRQTHASWECIVVDDGSRDGTAAIARGLGDPRIRVLSLPHGGIVRALTAGLAECRGAFVARMDADDVAHRMRLELSLRALDQHPSWVAVGSHVRMFPRGSLKGGLYAYEAWLNSMQDASDVRRERFVECPIAHPTLVIRRDVLGRYGYRSAGWAEDYDLFLRLLEDGHSLGVVPRRLLGWRDGLTRLSRTSVECSMDRMVACKAAFLAAGFLQNSERYVLWGYGDTGKKLARALTEHDRRPVAIVELHPGRIGQRIAGAPVIPPSELPKIGRHPILASVAGPGPRSEIRAALREMGFQEDRDFLCCA, from the coding sequence GTGACGGCGCCGCTGGTCTCGGTGCTGCTGCCGGCCTTCGACGCCGGCGCCACCATCGAGCTGTCTCTGCGCAGCATCCAGCGCCAAACCCACGCATCCTGGGAGTGCATCGTCGTCGACGATGGCTCCCGGGATGGGACGGCGGCCATCGCGCGGGGCCTCGGGGACCCGCGCATCCGAGTGCTTTCGCTGCCCCACGGCGGCATCGTCCGCGCCCTCACCGCCGGGCTCGCCGAGTGCCGCGGGGCGTTCGTGGCGCGCATGGATGCCGACGACGTCGCGCACCGCATGCGCCTCGAGCTCTCGCTTCGCGCGCTGGATCAGCATCCGAGCTGGGTGGCGGTGGGCAGCCACGTGCGCATGTTTCCGCGCGGCAGCTTGAAGGGCGGACTCTACGCGTACGAAGCGTGGCTGAACTCCATGCAAGACGCGAGCGACGTGCGCCGCGAGCGATTTGTCGAGTGTCCCATCGCGCACCCCACGCTCGTGATCCGCCGCGACGTGCTCGGGCGCTACGGCTACCGCAGCGCGGGGTGGGCGGAGGACTACGATCTGTTCCTGCGCCTCTTGGAGGACGGCCACTCCCTCGGAGTGGTGCCCCGCCGGCTCCTTGGCTGGCGCGATGGGCTCACGCGCCTCAGTCGCACCAGCGTCGAGTGCAGCATGGACCGCATGGTGGCTTGCAAGGCGGCTTTCCTTGCCGCGGGGTTTCTTCAGAACAGCGAACGCTACGTGCTGTGGGGCTACGGCGACACGGGCAAGAAGCTCGCGCGAGCCCTCACCGAGCACGACCGGCGCCCCGTCGCCATCGTGGAGCTCCACCCGGGCCGTATCGGCCAGCGCATCGCGGGGGCGCCGGTGATCCCGCCCTCCGAGCTGCCAAAGATCGGCCGCCATCCGATCTTGGCCAGTGTTGCCGGCCCCGGACCGCGAAGCGAGATCCGTGCCGCCCTCCGTGAGATGGGTTTCCAGGAGGATCGCGACTTCCTGTGCTGCGCCTGA
- a CDS encoding aldo/keto reductase, whose product MEYRSLGASGLKVSKLCLGAMTFGRADESSFMHEVGCDDQTSFDIMNAALDAGINFIDTADVYGQEGLSERIVGAWFDKHGRRDETVLATKFRFRMAEGPNGTGAARHRILRAAEASLKRLQTDRIDLYQIHMQDMDTPEEETLRALDDLVRQGKVLYVGASNYAAYRLTASQWISKTQHLERFVSLQAQYSLVVRDLERELVPTCREYGLGILPWSPLAGGFLTGKYQKDQKAPEGTRLAKWKERYQRFDKPRNWQILSAVESVAQELDAPPAAVALAWLLHQPQVTSVIFGARSVRQVQENLRAAEVSLSQAQLKNLEEASDFELGYPYDFMKQVQGRW is encoded by the coding sequence ATGGAATATCGTTCATTGGGCGCGAGCGGCCTCAAGGTTTCCAAGCTGTGTTTGGGCGCGATGACCTTCGGCCGCGCCGACGAGAGCTCGTTCATGCACGAGGTCGGCTGTGACGATCAGACGTCCTTCGACATCATGAACGCCGCGTTGGACGCTGGAATCAACTTCATCGACACCGCGGACGTGTACGGCCAAGAAGGCCTCAGCGAGCGCATCGTCGGGGCCTGGTTCGACAAGCACGGCCGTCGGGACGAAACGGTGCTCGCCACCAAGTTCCGCTTTCGCATGGCAGAGGGGCCCAACGGCACCGGAGCCGCGCGCCATCGCATCCTGCGCGCGGCCGAAGCCAGCCTGAAGCGACTCCAGACGGACCGCATCGACCTGTATCAAATCCACATGCAAGACATGGACACGCCCGAAGAAGAGACGCTGAGAGCGCTGGACGATCTGGTGCGCCAGGGCAAGGTGCTCTACGTGGGCGCCAGCAACTACGCCGCCTATCGCCTCACCGCATCGCAGTGGATCAGCAAGACCCAGCACCTGGAACGCTTCGTCTCGCTCCAGGCGCAGTACAGCTTGGTGGTCCGCGATCTCGAGCGCGAGCTGGTACCCACCTGTCGCGAGTACGGTCTCGGTATCTTGCCGTGGTCCCCGCTCGCCGGCGGATTCCTCACGGGCAAGTACCAAAAGGACCAAAAGGCGCCGGAAGGCACGCGCCTGGCCAAATGGAAGGAGCGCTACCAGCGCTTCGACAAGCCGCGAAACTGGCAGATCCTGTCCGCGGTCGAGAGCGTGGCCCAGGAGCTCGACGCCCCGCCGGCCGCGGTAGCGCTCGCGTGGCTCTTGCACCAGCCCCAGGTCACGAGCGTGATCTTCGGCGCGCGCTCCGTGCGCCAGGTGCAGGAGAACTTGCGCGCGGCGGAGGTGAGCTTGTCCCAGGCCCAGCTGAAGAATCTGGAAGAGGCGAGCGACTTCGAGCTCGGTTACCCCTACGACTTCATGAAGCAAGTGCAGGGGCGCTGGTGA
- a CDS encoding DUF2891 domain-containing protein, producing MNLTPTLAAELAALALGGLHREYPNRIGHLLTSDADVRAPRELTPAFFGCFDWHSAVHGHWMLARLVRLFPTEPFASEARAALDVSFTPERIHGELEYLMRDGRARFELPYGMGWLLTLGAELRRFEHDDDALRWRDVLAPLMELGFDRLARYAAELPYPVRSGEHGQSAFGLSLALDAARATGRSEMADSIARDARRLYQGDRDGPLHLEPSAFDFLSPCLGEADLMRRVLAPEAFADWLSVFLPRRGTSLTDGSFAPVRCPDPSDGRLAHLDGLNASRAWMLRGIAEGLPCGHALAAPLLDAARAHTEAALAGIHPEHYAGSHWLGTFAVYLLT from the coding sequence GTGAACCTCACGCCGACCCTCGCGGCGGAGCTCGCGGCCCTGGCGCTGGGCGGGCTCCATCGCGAGTACCCGAATCGCATCGGCCATCTTCTGACGAGTGATGCCGACGTGCGCGCTCCTCGGGAGCTGACGCCGGCGTTCTTCGGCTGCTTCGATTGGCACTCCGCCGTGCACGGCCACTGGATGCTCGCGCGTCTCGTGCGCCTGTTTCCAACTGAGCCCTTCGCCTCCGAAGCGCGCGCCGCCCTGGATGTCTCCTTCACTCCCGAGCGCATCCACGGTGAGCTCGAGTACCTGATGCGCGACGGTCGGGCGCGCTTCGAGCTGCCCTACGGCATGGGTTGGCTGCTGACGCTGGGCGCTGAGCTCCGCCGCTTCGAGCACGACGACGACGCCCTCCGCTGGCGAGACGTGCTCGCTCCGCTGATGGAGCTCGGCTTCGATCGCCTCGCCCGCTACGCCGCGGAGCTCCCCTATCCCGTGCGTTCGGGCGAGCACGGACAGAGCGCCTTCGGCTTGAGCTTGGCCTTGGACGCCGCCCGCGCCACCGGCCGCAGCGAGATGGCAGACTCCATCGCGCGGGACGCGCGCCGGCTGTACCAAGGCGATCGCGACGGCCCGTTGCATCTCGAGCCGAGCGCCTTCGACTTCCTTTCACCGTGCCTGGGCGAAGCCGACCTGATGCGTCGGGTGCTGGCGCCGGAAGCCTTCGCGGATTGGCTTTCTGTTTTTTTGCCGCGCCGCGGAACCTCCCTGACGGACGGCAGCTTCGCGCCGGTGCGCTGTCCCGATCCGAGCGATGGACGGCTCGCGCATTTGGACGGCCTGAACGCCAGTCGCGCGTGGATGCTCCGGGGCATCGCCGAGGGCCTGCCCTGCGGGCACGCCCTCGCCGCGCCCCTACTCGACGCCGCCCGTGCCCACACGGAAGCCGCGCTCGCCGGCATTCATCCGGAGCACTACGCCGGCAGCCATTGGCTCGGTACCTTCGCGGTGTACCTGCTCACGTAG
- a CDS encoding methyltransferase domain-containing protein: protein MDELRYGCDLSRVSRTLRSAFVRFGVDDETRAFIDHAAAHRHGRGVMALHAALRPFLSDFDINGLLDTYPLFLLSRAQWSELLADSARGRLLDVGAGSGGVTERFATRFDTVTTTETSRPMVRRLRRRGWQSFRVDLAESNVPAAPYDAITLLNVLDRADRPRTLLRRLRDALSPKGVLVVATPLPYSPFVYDGGQTRDPREPLPIRGADWESAAESLVREVLAPLGLGLVRATRAPYLSRGDARQGLYVLDDFVGVFRPE from the coding sequence GTGGACGAGCTGCGCTACGGCTGCGACCTCTCCCGAGTCTCGCGCACGCTGCGCAGTGCGTTCGTGCGCTTCGGCGTGGACGACGAGACCCGCGCGTTCATCGATCACGCCGCGGCGCACCGGCACGGCCGCGGGGTCATGGCCTTGCACGCGGCCCTCCGACCCTTTCTGTCGGACTTCGACATCAACGGGCTGCTCGACACCTATCCACTGTTCCTGCTGAGTCGCGCGCAGTGGAGCGAGCTCTTGGCGGACAGCGCCCGGGGACGGCTGCTCGACGTGGGGGCGGGCTCGGGCGGCGTGACGGAGCGCTTCGCCACCCGCTTCGACACGGTCACCACCACGGAGACGTCGCGGCCCATGGTGCGCCGGCTGCGTCGTCGCGGTTGGCAGAGCTTTCGAGTGGATCTCGCGGAAAGCAACGTACCGGCGGCGCCCTATGACGCCATCACGCTGTTGAACGTGCTCGATCGGGCGGACCGACCGCGCACGCTGCTCCGTCGGTTACGCGATGCGCTATCGCCAAAGGGCGTGCTGGTGGTAGCGACCCCCCTGCCCTACAGCCCTTTCGTGTACGACGGCGGCCAGACCCGCGATCCCCGCGAGCCGCTGCCCATCCGCGGCGCCGACTGGGAGAGCGCGGCAGAAAGCCTCGTGCGCGAGGTGCTGGCCCCGCTGGGCCTCGGGCTGGTGCGCGCCACCCGCGCTCCCTACCTTTCGCGGGGGGACGCCCGCCAAGGGCTCTACGTGCTGGACGACTTCGTGGGTGTGTTTCGGCCCGAATAG
- a CDS encoding CAP domain-containing protein, whose protein sequence is MRPRTSIAVSIVMLCAGCNAPGHSGGGKLPPVERPTGPMPLDAAQSYVLALVNHDRAEQGLEPVELDDVASKTAERHVRDMVAHGFTAHWGTDGSVPEQRYTEAGGTDFVQENAACFFDGETRQVEPNPTFEAVQLEQIEAAFMAEVPPNDGHRKNILKPVHKLLGVGLAKPVGVSQPCMSQEFVDDYGDYEALPATAKPGQKITVAGAVQDPVEFGGVGLSKIDPQAPISAAKLNSTNVYNVPEPYVMFFPAGYKTPKPVTVNGKDFSITVPLDRGPGRYGVSVWGRYPGSDPLVMISLRIITVK, encoded by the coding sequence GTGCGCCCTCGAACGTCGATCGCCGTTTCCATCGTGATGCTGTGCGCCGGCTGTAACGCACCAGGCCATTCCGGGGGAGGCAAGCTGCCGCCGGTGGAGCGCCCCACGGGGCCCATGCCGCTGGATGCGGCGCAAAGCTACGTGTTGGCGTTGGTGAACCACGATCGCGCCGAGCAGGGCCTCGAGCCGGTGGAGCTGGACGACGTCGCGTCCAAGACCGCGGAGCGGCACGTGCGCGACATGGTCGCCCACGGCTTCACCGCCCACTGGGGCACGGACGGCTCCGTCCCGGAGCAGCGCTACACCGAAGCGGGCGGCACGGACTTCGTGCAGGAGAACGCCGCCTGCTTCTTCGACGGCGAGACGCGCCAGGTGGAGCCCAATCCCACCTTCGAAGCAGTGCAGCTCGAGCAGATCGAAGCCGCCTTCATGGCGGAGGTGCCGCCCAACGACGGTCACCGCAAGAACATCCTGAAGCCCGTCCACAAGCTGCTCGGCGTCGGTCTCGCCAAGCCGGTGGGCGTGAGCCAGCCGTGCATGTCCCAGGAGTTCGTGGACGACTACGGCGACTACGAGGCGCTGCCGGCGACGGCGAAGCCCGGGCAGAAGATCACCGTCGCCGGAGCCGTGCAGGATCCAGTGGAGTTTGGCGGCGTGGGCCTCTCCAAGATCGATCCGCAGGCGCCCATCAGCGCGGCCAAGCTCAACAGCACCAACGTGTACAACGTCCCCGAGCCCTACGTGATGTTCTTTCCGGCGGGCTACAAGACGCCCAAGCCCGTCACGGTGAACGGCAAGGACTTCTCCATCACCGTGCCCCTCGATCGAGGGCCGGGTCGCTACGGCGTGAGCGTGTGGGGCCGCTACCCCGGCAGCGACCCGTTGGTGATGATCAGCCTTCGCATCATCACCGTGAAATGA
- a CDS encoding MerR family transcriptional regulator: MNAGPELVKMAVLAKRSGVPAATIKHYLREGLIPGPVRRTARNMAYYDAGVVERIVTIKRLQRDHFLPLNVIREVLDGTRAVSSDGAAALAIARVLRKKSNGEDTRTRAELLAAGVRAEDLSWLEGIGLVNAEGEGDEARYGGDDLAILRVLGAARRAGIAAEMLPVEVLEPYARAIRELVRAELALFRDGVLPRAGQNVEELTEVATLLSEQLVVLLRRKLLLPTLAELAAASPRRANKRSNSRSKK, translated from the coding sequence ATGAATGCGGGGCCCGAATTGGTGAAGATGGCGGTGCTGGCGAAGCGCAGCGGCGTTCCGGCGGCCACCATCAAGCACTACCTGCGGGAAGGCCTGATCCCGGGGCCTGTACGTCGCACTGCGCGCAACATGGCCTACTACGACGCGGGGGTGGTCGAGCGCATCGTGACCATCAAGCGACTGCAGCGTGATCACTTCCTACCCCTGAACGTGATCCGCGAGGTGCTCGACGGAACCCGCGCTGTCTCCAGTGACGGCGCGGCGGCCCTCGCCATTGCTCGCGTGCTGCGGAAGAAGTCGAACGGCGAGGACACGCGAACGCGCGCGGAGCTGCTCGCCGCGGGCGTGCGCGCGGAAGATCTGTCGTGGCTCGAGGGCATCGGCCTGGTCAACGCCGAGGGTGAGGGGGACGAGGCACGCTACGGCGGAGACGATCTCGCGATCCTTCGGGTGCTGGGCGCCGCGCGGCGTGCCGGCATCGCCGCGGAGATGCTGCCGGTGGAGGTGCTCGAGCCCTACGCTCGCGCGATCCGAGAGTTGGTGCGCGCGGAGCTGGCACTGTTTCGCGACGGCGTGCTGCCGCGGGCGGGACAGAACGTGGAAGAGCTGACGGAAGTGGCGACGCTCTTGAGTGAGCAGCTGGTGGTGCTGTTGCGCCGAAAGCTGCTGCTCCCGACCTTGGCCGAGCTCGCCGCGGCGTCCCCGCGCCGAGCCAACAAACGATCGAACTCCAGGAGCAAGAAATGA
- a CDS encoding superoxide dismutase, translating to MDFVVPPLPYSKDALEPVMKQETLEFHYEKHHKGYMNKLKAALEGKPEAQKSLEEVIKSSSGGVFNNAAQVWNHSFFWDGMKPGGGGAPPAGDVADLITRDFGGWDKFREEWIKVGAGRFGSGYVWLVLDGGKAKVMDTPNAETPLTTPMKPLLTTDVWEHAYYLDHRNNRNAFLEIYCDKLINWEFVAKNLKG from the coding sequence ATGGACTTCGTCGTACCGCCGCTACCGTATTCCAAGGATGCTCTCGAGCCCGTGATGAAGCAGGAGACGCTCGAGTTTCACTACGAGAAGCATCACAAGGGCTACATGAACAAGCTGAAGGCCGCCCTCGAGGGCAAGCCGGAAGCGCAGAAGAGCTTGGAAGAGGTGATCAAGAGCTCCTCCGGTGGCGTGTTCAACAACGCCGCGCAGGTTTGGAACCACAGCTTCTTCTGGGACGGCATGAAGCCGGGCGGCGGTGGTGCTCCTCCCGCGGGGGACGTGGCGGATCTCATCACGCGCGACTTCGGCGGCTGGGACAAGTTCCGCGAAGAGTGGATCAAGGTCGGCGCCGGGCGTTTCGGCTCCGGCTACGTCTGGCTCGTCCTCGACGGCGGCAAGGCCAAGGTGATGGACACGCCGAACGCGGAGACGCCGCTGACCACGCCGATGAAGCCGCTGCTCACCACCGACGTGTGGGAGCACGCCTACTACTTGGACCACCGCAACAACCGCAACGCGTTCCTCGAGATCTACTGTGACAAGCTCATCAACTGGGAGTTCGTCGCCAAGAACCTCAAGGGCTGA